The following proteins come from a genomic window of Trinickia caryophylli:
- a CDS encoding NHL repeat-containing protein, whose product MLRPLSRPVLVAAAIGIGAALAGVAARADDNLLPATTSWIGNTFGFGHGTWTQIDITAIAVSTDGKVYTNSPWDESGAEASVYQDGRQLTFAGGTHGWGRTGGDAVAVNARYVFVASSVNNERGKLVSDGVWPPKGESWYGISRRAIGDVKKTVPFRAAARADVHGQLAASFLPVNRVQAGAKAPIYGLAASDSTVYAANTTRDEIAVIDADSMQQKSAWKVHEPGRIALAPDGTLWVLTDTRSAPGAHLVHYTADGKPLPDKVAIPEDADPVDIAIDKKGRLYVADNGWRQQVLIFTASRPGQYELTDTFGERYGIWAGKPSERGRPGPLRFNGLTGVGVDAGGNIYVSMNGVGPQLGSTGAGLGASLQSYTAEGKLRWQVDGLLFVDGACIDPGRPNSVFTGNKRFELDWSKPPGREWTYVGFLSNRFKYPEDTVFHMDQWPGTPIARRLNGRTFLYLTDMYADHLKIYRFDQARDGETAIPSGFIAGRPGPVHSVTTAPPGGEWIWRNANGDGKFNPTEFERNESGEHLAGGWGWWVDAKGDIWRANDTRIHRLRFGGLDRAGNPSYSYEKMTTYPLPEPFRYVKRAIYDAKTDSLYLTGYTDDEMPESKDVPKEIGRVLARYDAWSTGKPVLRYKRSLLWQPAGNPRRTLVSVTQEGDYVFAVEFIGTVHVFDRNTGEEVGLIQPGPEVGKASGHVDVANAISAYRRENGEYVVFVEEDARGKVIMYRWTPSAAGKGDNGTGKGEGHRPPKGQGTEAGADRLSVDKANG is encoded by the coding sequence TTGTTGCGTCCCCTGTCTCGCCCGGTGCTCGTTGCCGCTGCTATCGGGATCGGCGCCGCCCTGGCGGGCGTGGCCGCGCGCGCCGACGACAACCTGTTGCCTGCGACGACATCGTGGATCGGAAATACTTTCGGCTTTGGCCACGGCACATGGACCCAGATCGACATTACCGCCATCGCGGTATCGACCGACGGGAAGGTCTACACGAATTCGCCGTGGGATGAAAGCGGCGCCGAGGCGAGCGTTTATCAGGATGGCAGGCAACTGACGTTCGCGGGCGGCACGCATGGATGGGGGCGTACTGGCGGCGATGCCGTTGCGGTGAATGCGCGCTATGTGTTCGTGGCATCGTCGGTCAACAACGAGCGCGGCAAGCTCGTGAGCGATGGCGTCTGGCCGCCGAAAGGGGAGTCGTGGTACGGCATTTCGCGCCGTGCGATCGGCGATGTGAAAAAGACGGTCCCATTCCGCGCGGCCGCGCGGGCCGACGTACATGGGCAGCTTGCGGCCAGCTTCCTGCCCGTGAACCGCGTGCAGGCCGGCGCGAAAGCGCCGATTTACGGCCTTGCGGCGAGCGATTCGACCGTGTATGCGGCGAATACGACGCGTGACGAAATCGCGGTGATCGACGCCGATTCGATGCAGCAAAAGAGCGCATGGAAGGTGCACGAACCGGGACGCATCGCGCTCGCTCCCGACGGCACGCTGTGGGTGCTGACCGATACGCGCAGCGCGCCGGGCGCGCATCTCGTGCACTACACGGCGGATGGCAAGCCGCTGCCCGACAAGGTGGCCATACCCGAAGATGCCGATCCCGTGGATATCGCGATCGACAAAAAGGGGCGCCTCTACGTGGCCGACAACGGTTGGCGCCAGCAAGTGCTCATTTTTACCGCGTCGCGCCCAGGGCAGTATGAACTTACCGATACATTCGGCGAGCGATATGGCATCTGGGCCGGCAAGCCGAGCGAGCGGGGCCGTCCCGGCCCGTTGCGCTTCAACGGTCTGACCGGCGTCGGCGTCGACGCGGGCGGAAACATTTACGTGTCCATGAACGGGGTGGGCCCGCAATTGGGTTCGACCGGCGCGGGACTCGGCGCGTCGCTGCAAAGCTACACGGCCGAAGGGAAGCTGCGCTGGCAGGTGGATGGGCTGCTCTTCGTCGACGGCGCATGCATCGACCCGGGCCGGCCCAATAGCGTCTTTACGGGCAACAAGCGGTTCGAGCTCGATTGGTCCAAGCCGCCCGGGCGCGAATGGACCTATGTCGGTTTCCTCTCGAACCGGTTCAAGTATCCCGAGGACACCGTCTTTCACATGGACCAGTGGCCGGGCACGCCCATCGCGCGGCGGCTGAACGGGCGCACGTTCCTCTATCTGACCGACATGTACGCCGATCACCTCAAGATTTACCGGTTCGATCAGGCACGCGACGGCGAAACGGCGATTCCTTCGGGTTTCATCGCCGGCCGGCCCGGGCCCGTGCACTCCGTGACGACAGCACCGCCGGGCGGCGAGTGGATCTGGCGCAACGCGAACGGCGACGGCAAGTTCAATCCGACCGAATTCGAGCGCAACGAGTCGGGCGAGCATCTCGCGGGCGGCTGGGGCTGGTGGGTCGACGCGAAGGGCGACATCTGGCGCGCGAACGATACGCGCATTCACCGGCTGCGCTTCGGCGGCCTCGATCGCGCCGGCAATCCGAGCTACTCGTACGAGAAGATGACGACGTACCCGTTGCCCGAGCCGTTTCGCTACGTGAAGCGCGCGATCTATGACGCCAAGACCGATTCGCTTTATCTGACCGGCTATACCGACGACGAGATGCCGGAAAGCAAGGACGTGCCGAAGGAAATCGGCCGCGTGCTGGCTCGCTACGACGCGTGGTCGACCGGCAAGCCCGTGTTGCGCTATAAGCGTTCGCTGCTGTGGCAGCCGGCGGGCAACCCGCGCCGCACGCTCGTGAGCGTGACACAGGAGGGCGATTACGTGTTCGCCGTCGAATTCATCGGCACCGTGCACGTATTCGATCGCAACACGGGCGAGGAGGTCGGGCTCATTCAGCCGGGCCCCGAGGTCGGCAAGGCGTCGGGTCACGTGGACGTCGCGAACGCGATCAGCGCTTACCGGCGCGAGAACGGCGAGTACGTCGTTTTCGTCGAAGAGGACGCACGCGGCAAGGTGATCATGTACCGGTGGACGCCTTCCGCGGCCGGCAAGGGCGACAACGGCACCGGCAAAGGCGAGGGCCACCGGCCGCCGAAAGGACAAGGCACCGAGGCAGGCGCGGACCGCCTTTCCGTCGACAAGGCGAACGGATGA
- a CDS encoding acyltransferase family protein: protein MSELIAPALQESEVVHPSRRIVQLDGVRAVAVLAVFLNHALGISLWMGVDLFFVLSGFLITGILLDRKSRNQSYFGYFYARRARRILPPYLMLLVLSTLLFGTGWMSQWWWYAFFATNIGQSLGVSGNPGFGPLWSLAVEEQFYLVWPIVVLFVSERTLGFVAAAGVILAPVLRAVATPFFSEFWPIYFLTPFRMDLLCAGALLCILVRRQPDLPERMKWVAWAGLFGALATLGWLHVHYPLIRDSNQPLSNAGLYSVTLVLSTSAIVLALRSRGIVTRVLSNPLLVYIGTISYTFYLVHVTFIGLMWRLDMGRYASALSALALTIVYATLSWFWIEKRLVRGGTRRSPLSVALARD, encoded by the coding sequence ATGTCTGAATTGATTGCTCCAGCGTTGCAGGAATCCGAGGTCGTGCATCCGTCGCGCCGCATCGTGCAGCTCGACGGCGTACGCGCCGTGGCCGTGCTCGCCGTGTTTCTCAATCACGCCCTCGGCATATCGCTATGGATGGGTGTCGATCTCTTTTTCGTGCTCAGCGGCTTTCTGATCACGGGCATTCTTCTCGATCGAAAATCGCGCAATCAATCGTATTTCGGCTATTTTTACGCGCGCCGCGCGCGGCGTATTCTGCCGCCCTATCTGATGCTGCTCGTACTGTCGACGCTGCTCTTCGGCACGGGCTGGATGAGCCAGTGGTGGTGGTACGCCTTCTTCGCCACGAACATCGGACAGTCGCTCGGCGTATCGGGCAATCCCGGCTTTGGGCCGCTCTGGTCGCTCGCCGTCGAAGAGCAGTTCTACCTGGTGTGGCCGATCGTCGTATTGTTCGTCTCCGAGCGCACGCTCGGTTTCGTGGCCGCTGCCGGCGTGATCCTCGCGCCCGTGCTGCGCGCCGTGGCCACGCCGTTTTTCAGCGAATTCTGGCCGATCTACTTCCTCACGCCGTTTCGCATGGATCTGCTGTGCGCCGGTGCGCTGCTGTGCATCCTGGTGCGACGCCAGCCCGATCTGCCCGAGCGGATGAAGTGGGTCGCCTGGGCCGGCCTCTTCGGCGCGCTGGCCACGCTCGGGTGGCTGCATGTGCATTACCCGTTGATCCGCGATTCCAATCAGCCGCTCTCGAATGCCGGCCTCTACAGCGTGACCCTCGTGCTGTCCACCTCGGCGATCGTATTGGCGCTGCGCAGCCGCGGCATCGTCACGCGCGTGCTGTCGAATCCACTGCTCGTCTATATCGGCACGATCAGCTACACGTTCTATCTCGTGCACGTGACCTTCATCGGACTCATGTGGCGGCTCGACATGGGGCGCTATGCGAGCGCGCTCTCAGCACTCGCGCTGACGATCGTCTATGCAACGCTCAGCTGGTTCTGGATCGAAAAGCGGCTCGTGCGCGGCGGCACCCGGCGCTCACCGCTTTCCGTCGCGCTCGCGCGCGATTGA
- the gmd gene encoding GDP-mannose 4,6-dehydratase, with the protein MNATKPARKAIVTGITGQDGAYLAQLLLDKGYAVVGTYRRTSSVNFWRIAELGIEQHPNLTLVEHDLTDLGSTLRLLERAQPSELYNLAAQSFVGVSFDQPVTTAEVTGVGALNLLEAIRTLDKSIRYYQASTSEMFGKVQAIPQVESTPFYPRSPYGVAKLFAHWTTINYRESYDIFGACGILFNHESPLRGIEFVTRKITDSVARIKAGKLEKLELGNLDAKRDWGFAREYVDGMWRMLQADEADTYVLATQRTETVRDFVRMAFEAAGYQLEWSGKAENERGIDVATGKVLVEVNPRFYRPAEVDLLIGCADKARDKLGWQPQTTLEGLCKMMVEADLARVGAA; encoded by the coding sequence ATGAACGCGACGAAGCCTGCACGCAAAGCCATCGTCACCGGCATCACGGGACAGGATGGCGCCTATCTCGCGCAATTGCTGTTGGACAAGGGCTACGCCGTCGTCGGCACCTATCGGCGCACGAGCTCGGTCAATTTCTGGCGCATCGCCGAGCTCGGCATCGAGCAGCACCCCAACCTCACACTCGTCGAGCACGACCTGACCGACCTCGGCTCCACACTGCGCCTGCTCGAGAGGGCGCAGCCGAGCGAACTCTATAACCTCGCGGCGCAAAGCTTCGTCGGCGTGTCGTTCGATCAGCCCGTCACGACGGCCGAGGTGACGGGCGTCGGCGCGCTGAACCTCCTCGAGGCGATTCGCACCCTCGACAAAAGCATTCGCTACTATCAGGCGTCGACTTCCGAAATGTTCGGCAAGGTACAGGCCATTCCGCAAGTGGAGAGCACGCCGTTCTATCCGCGCAGCCCGTACGGCGTCGCCAAGCTCTTTGCGCATTGGACGACCATCAACTATCGCGAGTCATACGACATCTTCGGCGCCTGCGGCATCCTCTTCAATCACGAATCGCCGCTGCGCGGCATCGAGTTCGTGACGAGAAAGATCACCGATTCGGTTGCGCGCATCAAAGCGGGCAAGCTCGAGAAGCTCGAGCTGGGCAATCTCGACGCAAAGCGGGACTGGGGCTTCGCGCGCGAATATGTCGACGGCATGTGGCGAATGCTCCAGGCCGACGAAGCGGACACTTATGTGCTCGCGACGCAACGCACGGAAACGGTACGCGATTTCGTGCGCATGGCGTTCGAGGCAGCCGGCTACCAGCTCGAATGGAGCGGCAAGGCGGAAAACGAGCGCGGCATCGACGTGGCCACCGGCAAGGTGCTCGTCGAGGTGAACCCGCGCTTTTACCGGCCCGCCGAAGTCGATCTGCTGATCGGCTGCGCCGACAAGGCGCGCGACAAGCTCGGCTGGCAGCCGCAAACCACCCTCGAGGGGCTCTGCAAGATGATGGTCGAGGCAGATCTCGCTCGCGTTGGTGCGGCATGA
- a CDS encoding GDP-mannose 4,6-dehydratase has translation MTAGNGQRAPRALVTGAAGFTGRHLAATMSERGYDVWAAVSPGVAAPQIAAREVAPIDLLDPDGLHALASDARPDVVVHLAAASHVTQGTPTDTYVTNIVGTRNLLAALASLDERPRCVLLASSGNVYGNATLEVIDENVVPQPANDYAVSKFAMEHAARLWMDRLPICIARPFNYTGVGQREDFLLPKIVGHHARRAPRISLGNLHVSRDFSDVRDVVEVYARLVEAAPAGETFNICSGVSHSLMDVLRMLEDIAGYRIDVFVDPRFLRANEVHRLVGSNLKLRRAIGHAPNTPLRQTLEWMYTHAAQPSA, from the coding sequence ATGACGGCGGGCAACGGGCAGCGCGCGCCTCGCGCGCTCGTCACCGGCGCTGCCGGATTCACCGGCCGGCACCTCGCGGCCACGATGAGCGAACGCGGCTACGACGTCTGGGCCGCCGTCAGTCCTGGCGTTGCCGCGCCGCAAATCGCCGCTCGAGAGGTGGCGCCGATCGATCTGCTCGATCCCGACGGCCTGCACGCGCTCGCGAGCGATGCACGGCCCGACGTCGTCGTGCATCTTGCCGCGGCCTCGCATGTGACGCAGGGCACACCCACCGATACCTACGTGACCAACATCGTCGGCACGCGCAACCTGCTCGCCGCGCTGGCCTCGCTCGACGAGCGGCCGCGCTGCGTGTTGCTCGCGAGCAGCGGGAACGTGTACGGCAACGCAACGCTCGAAGTGATCGACGAGAATGTGGTGCCGCAGCCGGCGAACGATTATGCGGTCAGCAAGTTCGCAATGGAGCATGCCGCGCGCCTCTGGATGGATCGCCTGCCGATTTGCATCGCGCGCCCGTTCAACTACACGGGCGTGGGGCAACGCGAGGACTTTCTGCTGCCGAAGATCGTCGGCCATCATGCGCGCCGGGCGCCCAGGATCTCACTCGGCAATCTTCACGTCAGCCGTGATTTCTCCGACGTGCGCGATGTGGTGGAGGTGTATGCGCGGCTTGTCGAAGCCGCGCCAGCCGGCGAAACGTTCAACATCTGCTCGGGCGTATCCCATTCGCTCATGGACGTGCTCCGAATGCTCGAGGATATCGCGGGCTACCGGATCGATGTCTTCGTCGATCCGCGCTTTTTGCGCGCCAACGAAGTACACCGGCTCGTCGGCTCCAATCTCAAGCTGCGGCGCGCGATCGGGCACGCGCCGAATACCCCGCTTCGGCAAACGCTCGAATGGATGTATACGCATGCGGCACAGCCATCGGCGTGA